In one window of Mesorhizobium sp. B2-1-1 DNA:
- the rpsT gene encoding 30S ribosomal protein S20 produces the protein MANTSSAKKATRKIVRRAAINKNRRSRVRTYVRQVEEALASGDKAAAQAAFKAAEPELMRAATKGVIHKNTAARKVSRLAQRLKVLSA, from the coding sequence ATGGCCAATACATCCTCGGCCAAAAAGGCAACGCGCAAGATCGTCCGCCGCGCGGCGATCAATAAAAACCGCCGCTCGCGCGTCCGCACTTATGTGCGCCAGGTCGAGGAGGCGCTCGCCTCCGGCGACAAGGCCGCCGCGCAGGCGGCGTTCAAGGCCGCCGAGCCGGAATTGATGCGTGCCGCGACAAAGGGCGTGATCCACAAGAACACCGCGGCCCGCAAGGTTTCACGGCTGGCCCAGCGCCTCAAGGTGCTGTCGGCCTGA